The DNA window CtgaatgatttttttctgtGTGATAATAGTATTAATTATAGTTTACTTGTTAAGACGTTATCATAGAAAAGTATTATATCATTAAATCAAACAGTAGTACAGTGCATCCAttcttttttttgagaatgagtACAGTGCATTCATTCTGTTGATGTAAAACTCTTATACATACCTTCAGGATAATAAAATCATTACCTTTCCATTGAAGAAAAGGGAAGgataaaatctaaaaaaaataaaaataatttgtttattagTTATTGTGACAGAGTAATTCAAGAGACATTTAAATGGTTTTGATTTCCCACAACATGAAGCAGAAAGAAGTGATGTGAAATGGAATCCCATTTTAAGGTGGTAtacatataaagaaaaactattaGTAACTCTAATTTATAGTGGGAGAATGGAAGAGGAAGAGAACTGTCTTGTTGATTTACGCTATCAATTTAAGGAGtgtaataattgaaaattatgCTAGTTTCATATACTTGAATAAAGTAAGAATTTAATCTGAAAAATCTAGGATGAAGTAAGATTCCACATCAACAAAAGTTGGAAAGGGGGAAGGATGAAGAGAGATTATGTGTTGAATAAGACTAGGCCCAAAGGTTTCGGAGTGTATTTGACAATTGATACCTCTATAGTCTATACACAAATTTCATCTGAGAAGAGAGTAACTTAACTCTACCTAATGCTGTAGTTTTTCCTTTGCAGGAGGTTGGGTTGGTTTTTTCTCATATGATACTGTGCGTTACGTAGAGAAAAAGAAGCTACCTTTCTCAAATGCTCCAATGGATGATAGGAACCTTCCTGATCTTCATCTAGGCCTTTATGATGATGTAATTGTGTTTGATCATGTGGAAAAGGTAGTTTAATTTTCTGTCCccaacaaaccttcaatttattttgttttccagATTTATATTACCCTATTTTTTTCCTATGGCCTATCTGGTTCATGAACATATGCTTTAGCTCTCATTGAAGTGCTTCAATATTAGCACTTCGATTTCACTTTTTGTACTTGGATAGATTTCTTCAATTTGTCGTGCATATTCGCCATTCATTATGGAttgttctctttatttttcattgaattttttGGGTTTGAATATATGGATTTGAGTTGTTAGTATCCCACATCGGTGGTGATTGTGgcaatttttcttcttatatGTTCTTTGAAAATCCTCGTTCTATGAGCtatcttttgaagttgagttatGTCCTAGATCCATTTCTAAACATGGTACGAGAGCTAGATCATTTACATTCTTGGTTTACCCAATGTTGGATACCCATAGTATGTTGTCCATGCTTCGGATGATGTTGTGTCCTGGTCACGAGGAGGAGAGGGGGATGTTAAGTGTCTCACATTGGTAGAGGAAATGAGTTATTGTTTGGCAATGCTcaccctttgagctagctttagAATTGAGTTAGCTTTTAGTGTTGGCTTAGGCATAAGGTGCATTTCTTTACATGATTACTTTCACGATCAACTTCTAGTAGTAaggtaattatttttcaaggtATTATGGTCCATTACTCAAATTTCTGCTTGATACCAGAAAGCATTTGTCATACATTGGGTGCGGTTAGATAGGTTTGCTTCAGTAGAGGAGGCCTACAATGATGGTACAACCAGATTAGAAGCATTGTTATCTAGAGTACATGATATTGTACCGTAAGTTAATTTCACTTCCTCTTCCTATAATAATTATCTTATTTTCTGCTCCTTTCCTTTCATTCATTTGGTTGTACTGGTTTCTTCTTTTAGTCCTACGCTGGCTTCAGGGTCAATAAAACTTCATACTAGCCTATTTGGTACTTCATTGAAAAAGTCAACCATGACAAGCGAAGACTACCAGAAGGCTGTTTTAAAGGCCAAGGAACATATCCTTGCTGGGGACATTTTCCAAATTGTTCTTAGCCAACGTTTTGAAAGACGAACATTTGCAGATCCATTTGAAGTATACAGAGCACTAAGAATCGTAAATCCAAGTCCTTATATGACTTATCTACAGGTATGCCTGTTTTCCTTGAAACTTTGACTCTTCAAATTCTATTTCCCTAGGTTTCTCACAAAGGATATGTTCTGATCAGGCTCGGGGGTGTATACTTGTTGCTTCTAGTCCAGAAATTCTTACTCGAGTGAAGAAGGTAAATCAACTGATGTTCTCTATTCTAATTCGCAGATTGCATGTCGATTTCACCCCAAATTCCATCTGTCATCTTGTCTACCATTAACAACTTTGCTAATGATCTAAAAccgttctttttttttggtccaGAAAACAGTTACCAATCGGCCCCTAGCAGGGACTATTAGAAGAGGTAAGACACTTGAGGAAGATTATATGTTGGAAAATCAACTTTTGCACGACGAGAAACAGTGTGCAGAGCATATAATGCTGGTTGACTTGGGAAGAAATGATGTTGGAAAGGTTAACACTcctaatttccttttttttttaatttctctctATAGGTTAATGGAATTTTTGCATTATTAGAGGCGTAGTATATAATCTTCTATATGCCAAGATTCGATAAATCTACATCTGGAATCTGGACTAGTAATTGGACAACTGAAAATAATTGCTCATGTTGTTGATTGTAATTCTCATCTTCACATTGCTTATTGCTACTTTTGATATCATCCTACTTCCTCTGGACTACATTGAcctttaattatatatgttaaTGTTGTCAATATTTAGGTAGCATCTCATTCTCTGTCATGTAATGATCTTGTTCTTGTTTTGGACTAAGTTGTGTAGATTCTTCACTTATGGTGCCGCACCAATGTCGACACAACGTGGGTGTGGCATCTGTACCGGATCAGGTCAATCGATTTTAGGTAGTTTGACCAAAATTTGATAGAGAAATTCAAGACAAATACAAAGATCTCagaaatcaaaacaaaagataGGGTGACAGCATAAATAGGCATGTGCTTAATATATTGTACAGTGTTTAGGCAATTCATTCTCCTTTTATGCGTTGGCATTATTGCTCAATGAGCTTCTATTTATTTGAATTCCTAGGTACCTACTGAAATTTATTTGTTAGATAACTTCTCACATTAGAGTCCTTGTAAGCATTTTATTGAAGCCGTCTTTCAGTACAATCATCTTTGACTAACTTCGATTCTTAATTCAGGTCTCTAAGCCTGGTTCAGTGAAAGTTGAGAAATTAATGAACATTGAACGGTATTCCCATGTCATGCACATTAGCTCCACGGTGAGTTCTTGTCATACGAGTTGCATTTAATTATAGCTATTCTTCTACGTTGATTGGTGTCTTACATGTTACTTGCATAAGGTATGTTACCTGAGTGCAACAAAGTTTGCTTCCTGAAAGAAATGCCAGTTACAAATTAACACTTGTTCTTATACATTACGTTACTTCCTTTCTTACATATTTCAGTGGTTAGAGAATCATCACTAAGACTTGAATGTTGTGAAATATAATGATTTGTCTGGCTTGTTACAAGGTTTTGTTTTGTCCAAAATTTGCAGGTTACTGGAGAGCTACTTGACCATTTGAGTAGCTGGGATGCTCTGCGTGCAGCCCTGCCTGTTGGAACCGTTAGTGGAGCGCCTAAGGTTCTACAATCATCTTGTACTTTTgcaataataattatttgaaaaggCAGTGTCGGTTGTTTGAGTTCTGGGTGCTTTCTACTACCTTAATGTCTAAGTTATGGGAAGTTGCCAAACTGATGCCCCTAGTCTTTGGAAATATGGTTTTTCCACTTCACTGAATTTGATCAGTTGGTGGAGATATTGATAATCAATTCTCCTATCCTGAACGGAAAGTTTATGCATATAGTCTCTTTTGCATCAAGTGTTAACAAGTGAACCATTTATTGTTTTCTGGAAGTAAAGAGGGGCGAAGGGGGCTGAGGGCTGAAGCTAATATTGGTGCAGTTATGTGTTTAAGTTCAATCCATCTGGACCTTGTAAGAACTATTGATATGCTTTGAGGTGTTTCATGAAGGAATTTATAGTtgtatagttttatttttttgtgtgttcaCGAAGGGGGCATAAATAATTCATGCCTCTTGCTTGGTATAGGTGAAAGCCATGGAGCTAATTGATCAGCTGGAAGTCACAAGGCGTGGACCATACAGCGGTGGATTTGGAGGCATTTCCTTTACCGGAGAAATGGACATTGCCTTAGCTTTGAGAACCATTGTATTTCCAACTGGAACGCGTTATGATACTATGTACTCGTACAAGGATGTCGATAAGCGACGAGATTGGATTGCTTATCTCCAAGCTGGAGCAGGTATAGTGGCTGATAGTGACCCCACTGATGAGcaaaatgaatgtgaaaacaaaGCTGCAGCTCTTGTCCGTGCCATTGATCTTGCAGAGTCCTCATTTGTTGACAAATAATAGATGCAGTCCTAGCGTCAGATTTTGTTtcgtcaatttttttgtttcttgatGGATGTAGAGAAGTTTGTTTTTGATCTGAATAGTCAGTTATGTTGGGAAGTGACTGAAAATCCCCCCAATGTCATAATCGTTGCATATGTTCAGTATTTGCTTCATCAATTGTAGCAGGGTGCCACAAAGGGCCCAGAAACCAACCTCTCTACTTTGTGGGGGTAAGGTTAGCTTACATCCTCCGGTCCAGACTCCACTTGTGGCACTGCAGTGGGGATGATGATTGATGTTGTAATAGTGCAAGTGTAGTTCCCTTGCCATGCTTAGGTTTAATTTTAGATGATGATTGTTCATCCAAGTACCATAAAATTCTGAAACTCAACTTCAAGTTGAATTTTGgaattttcaagaatttaaaaaacaacaaaaaactgCATTCATTTTTCACTCTGAAGGAAAACGATTCTGGCAAAGACACTGAGGATGACGACACTAAAATCGATACTTGTACGTACATCTGTAACCTTACGGGGAAGATATGCTTGTATTTGTATTGAGGTCCCGATGGAAACCCCAGTCATAGGACGACATAAGCAAACACTTTTGTATGAAGGAGAAGATATTTTGTGCAAAGCATGTGGCAGATTGGGACATACCCAATTAAATTGTGCCTATATGATAAAAGACACAACCCACAAAACTTGAGCAGGAACAAGAATCTCCAACTAGATCTATCACTTGCACGCCATGATGAGGATGTCTGGCAAACGGTTGTGTTCCAAAAGTGACGAAATCAAAATAGACCCCCACCGATCGACGCCCACAACTAAGAAACTTAAACTATATGAAGAAACTAGTTTTGCTCTTACCAATGAACCTACCTCTGATATTACGAGCTCCCAAATTAACTACAGTTGACTCATGACTTCCATTTCATGGAAGAATCCCCAACCAACTCGAACCCATTTGATGAATGGAATATTAGGGGGGCTAACAATGGAGAGTCCAAAAGGCACTGCAAGTTACTGTTGGGAGTTCACAAACCAACCTTAGTCGTTCTCTTGGAAACTAAAATGCAAGACCACAAAGATCTAGTAGAGGTTTACCAATTACATAGAGGTTCCCGCCATAGGACGCTCAGGTCGTATAGTTATGATGTGGATGGATGACCTATTTAGAGTTGAGGAAATTACAACAACTACTCAGGAAATTCATGTGAGGATACATGTATTCTCGAAACCTGGCCACCCCATGGCTATTTAGTACAATCTACGCCTTGGGAAATAGGAAAAACCTATGGAATAATCTCCAACTCTTACAATGATAGTTGGTGGTGactttaatgatattttgagaAGTTTGGAGGTAACAATATTAATAACTCTCTTATTTTAAGGATATTGTCACTTCTAGTCATACAACTGCCCAACTTAGAGTTGCTGATAACACTAGGGAGCAAAACATTCTTAATCTCAAAACTCCATTAAACGACTCTGAAGTCCAAGCCGCCATTAAGTCTTTCAAGCCCCTGGCCCGGATGGTCTACACCCCTTCTTTTACCAGAAATATTGGCATATTGTTGTGCCCTCTGTCATTGAGTACTATCAAAACGTGTTTAAATGTTACTATATTAGTCCGGAAATGAACAAAACTTATCTTAGTCTCATCCCTAAATGTGCCAATGCCTCAAATATAAAGAACTTTAGACCTATTGGGCTATGCAACACCAtgtataaaataattacaaaaattattGTCAATAGAATCAAGCCTTTATTAGACAAAATTATTAGTCCTAATCAAGCGAGCTTCCTAAAGAATAGGAGGGCGGCGGATAATGCAATTATTGTTCAGGAAgttataagtcattttaaaaagaTGAAGGGTAAGAATGCCAACATGATCCTTAAAATTGATTTAGAAAAAGCATTCGACCGATTGGAGTGGTCATTCATTAGAGATactcttatatttttttaaactttccTGACAATATGATCAAACTTATTTTATCTGCATAAGCACTAGCTCCATCTCCATTTTAATTAATGGTTCGAGCACTGATTTTTTTAGCCCTTCCCGAGGAATAAGACAAAGGGATCCTATGTCCCCTTATATCTTTATTCTATGCATGGAAAGACTCTCTAGAAGCATCGATCGACAAGTATCCTGCGCTAATTGGTTTCCAATAAAAATAGGTAGAAGTGGACCAAAACTATCACACCTCTTCTTCGCAGACGACCTCACACTTATGGCAAGAGCAAATACCAAGAATTGTCATACTATTTTGAATACTCTTGTGGACTTCAATCAATCTTCTGGACAAAATATCAATTTTGCCAAGTCCAAAGTAATCTTCAGCTCCAACTGTAAGTTGGATGTTATCTCCAATCTCTCATCCATTTATCAATCCAACACAATGATAACTTTGGGAAATATCTTGGTTTTCCCATTTTTTCACAAAAGACCTACTCATAGTGATTTTCAATTCATTATAGACAATTTGAACTCTAAACTTGCTGGTTGGAAGAcgaatattttgaatattgcTGGTCGCACTAGTCTTGCTAAAGCTTCCCTATGTAGCATAGCGAATCATGTAATGCAATACATTAGCCTTCCTCGTAAAATAACCAACCAAATCAATAGGCTTCAGAGAAACTTTGTTTGAGGTACTACCAACACAAAAAAGAAACTTCATCTTGTGAGTTGGGATACCATTACAAAACATAAATATGAAGGAGGGCTTGGCATGCATAAGGCAGAAGTAAAAAATAGTGCCATGCATGCTAGCCTGGCATGAAGGCTTTTCAAGAATCATAAAACTCCATGGGCTAATGTCCTTTTCTCGAAATATTACACTCCTAAGAGATGTCCTAGAGCTAATTCATCATCCACCTGGAAGTGTATTCTTAATGGATGAAAAATTTGTAACAAAGCTACCTCATGGGTCGTCAATAATGGTTGTTCAGTTAACTTTTAGCATGATATTTGGTACCTTTCCATAGTAACATTAGAAGTTGTATCCAAGGTCCTCTAAATCGAGACGAGGAAAATATAAAGATCAAGGACCTTTTCATCAATGGAGTTTGGGATTTTAATGGATTATTCTTCTCCTTACCCCAGCCCCTCATTTTTTCTATACAAAATACTTATGTCCCCAACACGAGCTCCATTGATGATAAAATCGTGTGACGTCTAATTAACTTTGGATGATCTATTCACAACAAAATATGCTTACACATTCTTGGACTCTAACGAGGATAGCTCTGTTCACAACAgtaatacaaacttcaattgGATTTGGAAAATTAAGGCTCCAAATAAGATTAAGTTCTTCATTTGGCTCCTCCACCACAATAGATTACCTACTAACCAATATCTTAACCTTATTAGCATGAATATGTCTCTTGTTTGCACATTCTGCGAGACAGCAAATGAAACCATcaactatattatttttgattGTTGTAATGTAAAGTTATTTTGGAATACAATTATCCAGGAATAGCTCTAATTAATCCCACTCTACTCAACAATATCGTCTTTTCTTTTGATGAATGGCGCAACACCTGGAATCTAATTAAGAACAGTCCCTTTAACAACTTCTTATCATGGAAAAaactaatttcatttttcttatgaCATATTTGGTTAACTAGAGATGAAAATCTCTTTAATAAGAAGAAGACACCCATCAATACTCATGATACCATCGCAAAAGCTACTAGATTCACTCTTTTAATTGCTAAGAAATATGTTGCTACTAAGCATACTATTAATCTAAAGTGGGAACCTCTCTTACTTGGCCATTATAAACTCAATATTGATGCATGGTTCCTCCCTAGGTAATCCCGGTGTAGGGGGTATTGGAGGAGTTATACGTAATAATAGAGGTGATTGGATATTAGACTTCATGAACGGTATTCCAAATAGTACTAATACTCTGACAAAATTATTAGCTCGTATGCAGGGACTTAAGATTGCAAAGGATAACCACTTGATGCCTTTGGAAATCTCCACAAACTCAATCGAGGTAATACATTTTATTAACAATGGCCACAAATCTTATAGCTCTATAATTTGTGAATGCAGGTCATTGATGCAACTATTGGGAGATCCAAAACTCTCGCATACCTATAGAGAGCAGAATAAGGTAGCTGACCTCTTAGCCAAGGAAGGGGccaaaaaacaattatttgagCGCACAAGGATTTTGCAAGTTCCTCCGATGTTTGCAAATGAGGCAGTTTGGGCAGATATACAAGGAACTACTTATCCAAGGAAAATTTCGACTCATAACAATAATTTGATAGCAACCAATGCTACAATATATACAAGGAATAATACTATTCTCTTATTTTGTAATGATACTTAAGCTTCCTTGCTAATAATATTATCCAATAAAAAAGATGATAGGCCTAAGGAACACCACAAGTACAAGTGTCAATATTTCGATCATGAATTCCATGAAACTAAATCAAACAATTACCTCTTTTATATTTACAAGTTAgagtttcaatattttaaaaataaagagttaCTACTATAATAAAAGAGATTGTAAATAGATAGAGAgattgtaattttattatttagttacGATAGTTTTGATTTGAATActtttagatttttgaattaaaactgTAATTTTGAATTGGATGCTCTATTtcttaattgaatattttagtgttgaattgatatCGTATTCTTTGATTTGAACATTGTATAGTTTAACTTTTTTATAATAACATTTCACTATAACGATTTGGTGTTTTTATGGTCATAGTTATAGAGGAAAGTCAACTGGTATTTACCTTTTTTTACATTGACACActtgctattttatttttatggttaAACTGGTTAACAAATACATTCCTTCTAT is part of the Solanum stenotomum isolate F172 chromosome 8, ASM1918654v1, whole genome shotgun sequence genome and encodes:
- the LOC125872932 gene encoding anthranilate synthase alpha subunit 1, chloroplastic-like isoform X3; amino-acid sequence: MFVIGAQPTMEIVAKENMVTIMDHLEGSRTEEFEEDPMSIPRRIMEKWKPQCINELPEAFCGGWVGFFSYDTVRYVEKKKLPFSNAPMDDRNLPDLHLGLYDDVIVFDHVEKKAFVIHWVRLDRFASVEEAYNDGTTRLEALLSRVHDIVPPTLASGSIKLHTSLFGTSLKKSTMTSEDYQKAVLKAKEHILAGDIFQIVLSQRFERRTFADPFEVYRALRIVNPSPYMTYLQARGCILVASSPEILTRVKKKTVTNRPLAGTIRRGKTLEEDYMLENQLLHDEKQCAEHIMLVDLGRNDVGKVSKPGSVKVEKLMNIERYSHVMHISSTVTGELLDHLSSWDALRAALPVGTVSGAPKVKAMELIDQLEVTRRGPYSGGFGGISFTGEMDIALALRTIVFPTGTRYDTMYSYKDVDKRRDWIAYLQAGAGIVADSDPTDEQNECENKAAALVRAIDLAESSFVDK
- the LOC125872932 gene encoding anthranilate synthase alpha subunit 2, chloroplastic-like isoform X1; the protein is MNTLAVSHHRPVISGSGHRSSIFSGHRATSLSFSSSPVAAARLRILKCSAAVSPPSLVCVVDDSVKFKEAAKHGNLIPLYRSIFSDHLTPVLAYRCLVKEDDREAPSFLFESVEPGLKASNVGRYSVIGAQPTMEIVAKENMVTIMDHLEGSRTEEFEEDPMSIPRRIMEKWKPQCINELPEAFCGGWVGFFSYDTVRYVEKKKLPFSNAPMDDRNLPDLHLGLYDDVIVFDHVEKKAFVIHWVRLDRFASVEEAYNDGTTRLEALLSRVHDIVPPTLASGSIKLHTSLFGTSLKKSTMTSEDYQKAVLKAKEHILAGDIFQIVLSQRFERRTFADPFEVYRALRIVNPSPYMTYLQARGCILVASSPEILTRVKKKTVTNRPLAGTIRRGKTLEEDYMLENQLLHDEKQCAEHIMLVDLGRNDVGKVSKPGSVKVEKLMNIERYSHVMHISSTVTGELLDHLSSWDALRAALPVGTVSGAPKVKAMELIDQLEVTRRGPYSGGFGGISFTGEMDIALALRTIVFPTGTRYDTMYSYKDVDKRRDWIAYLQAGAGIVADSDPTDEQNECENKAAALVRAIDLAESSFVDK
- the LOC125872932 gene encoding anthranilate synthase alpha subunit 2, chloroplastic-like isoform X2, with amino-acid sequence MNTLAVSHHRPVISGSGHRSSIFSGHRATSLSFSSSPVAAARLRILKCSAAVSPPSLVDDSVKFKEAAKHGNLIPLYRSIFSDHLTPVLAYRCLVKEDDREAPSFLFESVEPGLKASNVGRYSVIGAQPTMEIVAKENMVTIMDHLEGSRTEEFEEDPMSIPRRIMEKWKPQCINELPEAFCGGWVGFFSYDTVRYVEKKKLPFSNAPMDDRNLPDLHLGLYDDVIVFDHVEKKAFVIHWVRLDRFASVEEAYNDGTTRLEALLSRVHDIVPPTLASGSIKLHTSLFGTSLKKSTMTSEDYQKAVLKAKEHILAGDIFQIVLSQRFERRTFADPFEVYRALRIVNPSPYMTYLQARGCILVASSPEILTRVKKKTVTNRPLAGTIRRGKTLEEDYMLENQLLHDEKQCAEHIMLVDLGRNDVGKVSKPGSVKVEKLMNIERYSHVMHISSTVTGELLDHLSSWDALRAALPVGTVSGAPKVKAMELIDQLEVTRRGPYSGGFGGISFTGEMDIALALRTIVFPTGTRYDTMYSYKDVDKRRDWIAYLQAGAGIVADSDPTDEQNECENKAAALVRAIDLAESSFVDK